One part of the Triplophysa rosa linkage group LG5, Trosa_1v2, whole genome shotgun sequence genome encodes these proteins:
- the LOC130553779 gene encoding uncharacterized protein LOC130553779 isoform X2: MAALGLGDPPAVEPSIARHLNPIQGGLLAPPKPVLASKMDRFSASVHQATYKSSALAVRALNVSSLLSAYQAEILEDLGQQLDKGSPSPTLWNEILTVNDLALHNARQAVQVCGRSMALSVVGERALWLNLSGLPDSEKRRVAGAPVEPGQALFGPAVALMQQRCDDKKKEDEAFKLCLPKKAAPRQLPTARLPNPPPVTVRNPHHSREKSRNKPPPRQSNPPSAKPWGRTSPAAAGKPAQPNPDRF; the protein is encoded by the coding sequence ATGGCGGCTCTCGGCTTGGGTGATCCCCCCGCTGTCGAGCCGTCGATCGCCAGGCATCTCAACCCCATCCAGGGCGGGCTGCTCGCCCCTCCGAAGCCGGTCTTGGCAAGCAAAATGGACCGTTTTTCTGCCTCTGTTCATCAGGCCACTTATAAATCCTCGGCCTTGGCTGTCAGGGCTCTCAATGTTTCGTCCCTGCTTTCCGCTTACCAGGCGGAAATTTTGGAGGATTTGGGGCAGCAGCTGGACAAAGGATCCCCCTCGCCAACCTTGTGGAACGAGATCCTTACGGTCAACGACCTCGCCCTCCACAATGCTCGGCAGGCTGTCCAAGTTTGCGGGCGCTCCATGGCGCTTTCTGTAGTGGGGGAGCGTGCTCTCTGGCTGAACCTGTCGGGACTTCCTGACAGTGAGAAGAGGCGCGTTGCGGGTGCTCCGGTCGAGCCTGGCCAGGCTCTCTTCGGTCCCGCCGTGGCTTTGATGCAGCAACGGTGCGACgacaaaaagaaagaggacGAGGCTTTCAAGTTGTGCCTCCCTAAGAAAGCTGCTCCGCGTCAGTTGCCCACTGCGCGTTTGCCTAACCCCCCCCCCGTCACGGTGCGAAACCCGCATCATAGCAGGGAGAAATCGCGCAACAAACCCCCTCCACGGCAGAGTAACCCACCCTCTGCTAAACCCTGGGGAAGAACGTCTCCCGCCGCGGCTGGGAAACCCGCCCAACCCAACCCCGACCGATTCTAA